A window from Citrus sinensis cultivar Valencia sweet orange chromosome 3, DVS_A1.0, whole genome shotgun sequence encodes these proteins:
- the LOC102623835 gene encoding uncharacterized protein LOC102623835, whose protein sequence is MSLISLASSQSVLFSSTNPAHNFSSLSHRSSRNGNWVSGRNRLHAKSADPDAGTSQVGDASSESKSGSASTSFLSVLCPLLKLFSGGDPSRERNDTLEVATSSLSTLARLPWGSRSLSEGSDTQEISNSDSPTRLQLFEFEACPFCRRVREAITELDLSVEVFPCPKGSIRHREMVRRLGGKEQFPFLIDPNTGVSMYESGDIVNYLFQQYGKGRSPSTGLLESTLMTGWMPTIFRAGRGMTLWEKARPDPPSKKLELFSYENNPYARIVREALCELELPYILQNVGDGSSRTKLLVDITGSKEVPYLIDPNTSTQIGDYKKILSYLFQSYSASPSPV, encoded by the exons ATGTCATTGATATCTCTGGCTTCTTCTCAGTCCGTACTCTTCTCTTCCACAAACCCAGCTCACAATTTCTCTTCACTTTCGCACAGATCTTCGAGAAATGGGAACTGGGTTTCTGGGAGAAACAGACTCCATGCAAAGTCTGCAGACCCTGATGCAGGTACCAGCCAAGTAGGTGATGCTTCAAGTGAAAGTAAAAGTGGCAGTGCATCAACTTCTTTCTTGTCTGTTCTCTGTCCCTTGCTCAAGCTCTTCTCT GGAGGAGATCCTTCTCGTGAGCGAAATGACACTTTGGAG GTGGCAACATCTTCTCTGTCTACCTTGGCAAGATTACCATGGGGATCAAGATCATTATCAGAGGGTTCAGATACCCAAGAGATCAGTAATTCAGACTCTCCCACGCGTTTGCAACTGTTTGAATTTG AGGCATGCCCCTTTTGCCGGAGGGTTCGGGAAGCCATAACTGAGCTAGATCTTTCTGTAGAG GTATTTCCTTGTCCAAAAGGCTCCATTAGACATAGAGAAATGGTCAGAAGATTAGGCGGGAAAGAACA GTTCCCTTTCCTGATTGACCCAAATACTGGTGTTTCAATGTATGAGAGTG gTGATATTGTCAACTACCTATTTCAGCAGTATGGTAAAGGAAGAAGCCCTTCGACAGGGCTGTTGGAAAG CACATTGATGACGGGATGGATGCCAACAATTTTTCGAGCAGGTAGAGGAATGACATTATGGGAGAAGGCCAGGCCAGACCCCCCTTCCAAAAAGTTGGAACTTTTCTCATATGAGAACAATCca TATGCACGAATTGTGCGTGAGGCACTATGTGAATTGGAGCTTCCTTACATCCTTCAGAATGTGGGAGACGGGTCTTCCCGAACAAAGTTGCTTGTCGATATAACTGGATCCAAAGAG GTGCCCTATCTAATTGATCCAAACACCAGTACTCAAATCGGTGACTACAAAAAGATCTTATCTTATTTGTTCCAGTCATATTCAGCTTCCCCTTCCCCTGTGTAG